Proteins encoded within one genomic window of Borrelia parkeri:
- a CDS encoding nicotinate phosphoribosyltransferase encodes MKNLSLFTDFYELSMMNAYFIKNINPKVKFEMFFRKTPFKNGYIILAGIHTLINALKELHFRNEEINYLDRLQYFDKKFLEYLKTFKLNIKISSIEEGRIVFPYEPILIIEGNLIELLLIEGLVLNTINFESLIATKTARIKEAGAKNLAEFGLRRAQGINGALSASKAAYIGGANFTSNVLAGYKYNIPVIGTMAHSWIMSFKNEEEAFWEYAKIYPNNVSLLIDTYDTLNSGLKNAIKVFKALKSKGNKNFSVRIDSGDLEYLSKQVRRTLNENGLSEVKIIISNELDEEIIMYLNSIHAPIDFWGVGSNLVTAKGESNLSGVYKMTSIQQNGKFIPKMKISNNINKATLPSQKGVVRIYSNEQMIFDLIFLKEEEEEIKKMLSLKKEFTIFHPIQDNTFKEIKTYESFEFLINTVFENNKICQTCQSSLEHIRARVQSDLKKIDHTHKRLINPHIYKVSITEKLKNLRNKLIKENKKL; translated from the coding sequence ATGAAAAACTTATCACTATTTACAGACTTTTATGAACTCTCAATGATGAATGCTTACTTCATAAAAAATATTAATCCAAAAGTCAAATTTGAAATGTTTTTCAGAAAAACGCCATTTAAAAATGGATACATAATTTTAGCAGGAATTCACACATTAATTAATGCTTTAAAAGAATTACATTTCAGAAACGAAGAGATTAACTATCTAGACAGATTACAGTATTTTGACAAAAAATTTTTAGAATACTTAAAGACATTTAAATTAAACATAAAAATAAGCTCAATAGAAGAAGGAAGAATCGTTTTTCCCTATGAACCCATACTAATCATTGAAGGAAATCTAATTGAACTCTTACTCATAGAAGGACTGGTATTAAATACAATAAATTTTGAAAGCCTAATTGCAACTAAAACAGCAAGAATTAAAGAAGCCGGGGCTAAAAATCTAGCAGAATTTGGTCTTAGAAGAGCTCAAGGAATTAATGGCGCACTCTCAGCGAGTAAAGCTGCTTACATAGGAGGTGCTAATTTTACAAGCAATGTACTTGCAGGATATAAATACAATATTCCTGTCATTGGCACAATGGCTCACAGCTGGATAATGAGTTTTAAAAATGAAGAAGAGGCCTTTTGGGAATATGCGAAAATATATCCAAATAATGTAAGTTTGTTAATTGACACTTATGATACACTTAACAGTGGTCTTAAAAATGCAATAAAAGTTTTCAAAGCACTAAAGAGCAAAGGAAACAAAAATTTTTCTGTTAGAATTGACAGTGGTGATCTTGAATACTTAAGCAAACAAGTTAGAAGAACACTTAATGAGAATGGACTATCTGAAGTAAAAATTATTATATCAAACGAACTTGATGAAGAAATTATTATGTATTTAAACTCAATTCATGCTCCTATCGACTTCTGGGGAGTAGGAAGCAATCTAGTTACTGCAAAAGGAGAATCCAATCTCTCAGGGGTGTACAAAATGACATCAATTCAACAAAACGGAAAATTTATTCCTAAAATGAAAATATCAAATAACATTAATAAAGCAACACTACCCTCTCAAAAAGGAGTTGTTAGAATATACTCAAATGAACAAATGATTTTTGATCTAATTTTTTTAAAAGAAGAAGAAGAAGAAATAAAAAAAATGTTAAGCTTAAAAAAGGAATTTACAATTTTCCACCCTATACAAGACAATACATTCAAAGAAATAAAAACATATGAAAGTTTTGAATTTTTAATAAATACAGTTTTTGAAAACAACAAAATTTGTCAAACCTGCCAATCAAGTCTCGAACATATAAGAGCAAGAGTTCAAAGTGATCTTAAAAAGATCGATCATACACATAAAAGGCTCATAAATCCACACATATATAAAGTAAGCATTACAGAGAAATTAAAAAATCTAAGAAATAAACTCATCAAAGAAAACAAAAAACTATAA
- the zwf gene encoding glucose-6-phosphate dehydrogenase — MSEKNVSNFDVVIFGVTGNLSRRKLIPSLFNLYKDGHINNFRIIGFARRNFTDYELKVYIKDSLWQEESTALVDDFLKFFVYLSGDFREKDAYVKLSSLLDNRERIYYLSTSPEFYEAIIENLKPYSFSNTSYLSKIILEKPFGSSLDTARCLNSLLYSVFREEQVYRIDHYLGKETVQNIFTFRFGNSIFENIWNNRYVDFIQITVAEEAGIDGRAEYYDSVGALRDMVQNHILQLLTLIAMEPPIGFSADFIHDEKVKVLKSLRKLSRDTMQNHIVKGQYMCSQVQGIVKKGYREEANFLSTSDTETYLAMKLFIDNWRWSGVPFYIRTGKALVRKFSEIYIQFKKPDFTIFNTGLINLSNALIFRIQPRDGIEIKFNTKRPGYNYDIQEANMEFSYHASFNKFFSESYERLLFDAFLGDKTLYARNDEIDSSWEFVSDILDKWEDIKNWDYCYGSEGPVEANMILEKDHFWRKM; from the coding sequence ATGAGTGAAAAGAATGTATCTAATTTTGATGTTGTAATATTTGGTGTTACTGGTAATTTGTCTAGAAGAAAACTTATTCCTTCTCTTTTTAATTTGTATAAGGATGGTCATATTAATAATTTTAGAATTATTGGATTTGCGAGAAGAAACTTTACTGATTATGAACTTAAGGTTTATATTAAGGATTCTTTGTGGCAAGAAGAGTCTACTGCTTTAGTTGATGATTTTTTGAAATTTTTTGTTTATTTATCAGGAGATTTTAGGGAAAAGGATGCTTATGTAAAATTGTCATCTCTTTTAGATAATAGAGAGAGGATATATTATCTTTCAACATCACCTGAGTTTTATGAGGCAATAATTGAGAATTTAAAGCCATATTCATTTAGTAATACTTCTTATTTGTCTAAAATAATTCTTGAAAAGCCTTTTGGTAGTAGTCTTGATACAGCTAGGTGTTTAAACAGTCTTCTTTATTCTGTATTTAGGGAAGAACAAGTTTACAGAATTGATCATTATTTGGGCAAAGAAACCGTTCAAAATATTTTTACATTTAGGTTTGGAAATTCTATTTTTGAAAATATTTGGAACAATCGTTATGTGGATTTTATTCAAATTACCGTAGCAGAAGAGGCAGGCATTGATGGTAGGGCTGAGTATTATGATTCTGTTGGTGCTTTAAGAGATATGGTTCAGAATCATATCTTACAACTTTTAACTTTAATTGCAATGGAACCTCCTATTGGTTTTAGTGCTGACTTTATTCATGATGAAAAGGTTAAGGTTTTAAAAAGTTTAAGAAAATTAAGTAGAGATACTATGCAAAATCATATTGTTAAAGGACAATATATGTGTTCTCAGGTACAAGGAATTGTAAAAAAAGGATATAGAGAAGAAGCTAACTTTTTAAGTACTTCAGATACTGAAACTTATTTGGCTATGAAATTGTTTATTGATAACTGGCGTTGGTCTGGGGTGCCTTTTTATATTAGGACGGGAAAAGCGCTTGTGAGGAAATTTTCAGAAATATATATTCAATTTAAAAAGCCTGATTTCACTATTTTTAATACTGGGTTGATTAATCTTTCAAATGCTTTGATTTTTAGAATTCAACCGAGAGATGGCATTGAAATTAAGTTTAATACTAAGCGACCGGGATATAATTATGATATTCAGGAAGCTAATATGGAATTTTCTTATCATGCTTCATTTAACAAATTTTTTAGTGAGTCTTATGAGAGATTACTTTTTGATGCTTTTTTGGGAGATAAAACTTTGTATGCTCGCAATGATGAGATTGATAGTTCTTGGGAATTTGTATCAGATATTCTTGATAAATGGGAAGACATTAAAAATTGGGATTATTGTTATGGATCAGAAGGACCAGTTGAAGCAAATATGATTTTAGAAAAGGACCATTTTTGGCGTAAAATGTAG
- a CDS encoding Na+/H+ antiporter NhaC family protein yields the protein MNKVSHVQPNFLGLVPFLVFIVVYVGTGVVLEIQGVEMAFYQMPPIIAMLLAVVTAFLLFKGSFIDKMNDFIEGCSQTDIIFISFIFMISGAFSAVCKEIGSIETVATIGLRYIPANLLIAGIFLICLFLSTATGSFLGTVVAITPIGFEIADKSGIPLPMVAGAVLGGGAFGDSMSLISDTTIIASRTQGVKIIDVFRNGAFFTFPASILSTVAFAVLGSYMGGIGVNVELGEISYLKVIPYLFVIIFAFLGVDVFLVLFFGILIAGGIGIFNGDLTLLLMFKNINAGLLDLSEMLILVIFTGGVSYMTIRHGGFEWILTKLKYFAKCRRSAEFTITFLIIMVTGFLSNSGLAILVNGTVTKGISEANSVCPKRCAALLSISSCALIGALPYGMHMISLINIAKGTISPLDIMPFLFYQVFLGVIIILSIAFFGLKNRFLNSAKV from the coding sequence ATGAACAAAGTTAGTCATGTACAGCCAAATTTTTTAGGGCTTGTTCCTTTTCTTGTTTTTATTGTTGTTTATGTAGGAACAGGAGTGGTTTTAGAGATTCAAGGTGTAGAGATGGCTTTTTATCAAATGCCACCAATAATTGCTATGTTATTAGCTGTTGTTACAGCATTCCTTTTATTTAAGGGTTCGTTTATAGATAAGATGAATGACTTTATTGAAGGATGTTCACAGACTGATATTATATTTATATCTTTCATCTTTATGATTTCAGGTGCTTTTTCAGCTGTTTGTAAAGAAATAGGTAGCATTGAAACCGTAGCAACTATTGGACTTAGGTATATACCTGCTAATTTGTTGATAGCAGGCATATTTTTAATATGCCTTTTTTTATCTACTGCAACTGGCAGTTTTCTTGGAACCGTTGTGGCTATTACTCCAATTGGATTTGAAATAGCAGATAAAAGTGGTATTCCATTGCCAATGGTTGCAGGAGCTGTGCTTGGAGGTGGTGCTTTTGGTGATAGCATGTCTTTAATATCAGATACAACTATTATTGCAAGTCGTACACAAGGAGTTAAAATTATAGATGTTTTTAGAAATGGTGCTTTTTTTACATTTCCTGCATCTATTTTATCAACTGTAGCATTTGCTGTTTTAGGCTCTTATATGGGTGGTATTGGAGTTAATGTTGAGCTTGGTGAGATAAGTTATTTGAAAGTGATTCCTTACCTTTTTGTTATAATTTTTGCGTTTTTAGGAGTAGATGTATTTTTAGTTTTATTTTTTGGAATATTGATTGCTGGTGGTATTGGCATTTTTAATGGTGATTTAACTTTGCTTTTGATGTTTAAAAATATTAATGCTGGACTTTTAGATTTAAGTGAGATGCTTATTCTTGTTATTTTTACAGGAGGAGTTTCTTATATGACTATTAGGCATGGGGGTTTTGAGTGGATTTTAACTAAGTTAAAGTATTTTGCTAAGTGCAGAAGGAGTGCCGAGTTTACAATTACTTTTTTAATAATTATGGTGACAGGTTTTCTTTCAAATAGCGGTCTTGCAATTTTAGTTAATGGGACTGTTACTAAGGGTATATCTGAAGCAAACTCTGTATGTCCTAAGCGTTGTGCGGCATTGCTTTCAATTTCTTCTTGTGCGTTGATTGGTGCTTTGCCATATGGTATGCATATGATAAGTTTGATAAATATTGCAAAAGGGACCATATCTCCACTTGATATCATGCCATTTTTGTTTTATCAAGTATTTTTAGGCGTCATTATTATTTTGTCCATAGCTTTTTTTGGGTTGAAAAATCGGTTTTTAAATTCTGCTAAAGTTTGA
- a CDS encoding ABC transporter substrate-binding protein, producing MKKSLILTIILTVTSCSSQKTQSTLNVLNWAEYIDEKLLAQFERENNVKINYECFNNNEEMMAKFNNTKGYYDIIVPSEYLIGELISASKIEKLDYSKLQNVKNNILDKFYNLEHDFGNFYSVPLFWGVMGILYNKTKVDINDMNEFDILFNEKYKQEIAMLDSPKENIGVALKKLGYSFNEHNISIIKQAEELLKKQSPLVIGYFSDIAAKSLILNGESSIQLIWSGEALDAMLKDPNLDFYVPNSTNIWVDVMVIPSDAPHKELAYKFINFLYENEASYANFKETKYNSPNKNVLNRLQEEAKKNPAINIYLEEKFLPTNFSNHEVFKTVPKEVKEEQMRIYVELSS from the coding sequence TTGAAAAAATCTTTAATATTAACAATAATTTTAACAGTAACCTCTTGTTCTTCTCAAAAAACACAAAGTACTCTTAATGTCCTTAACTGGGCAGAATATATTGATGAAAAATTACTAGCTCAATTTGAAAGAGAAAATAATGTAAAAATCAATTATGAATGTTTCAATAACAATGAAGAAATGATGGCAAAATTTAATAACACAAAAGGTTATTATGACATCATAGTCCCATCAGAATATTTGATTGGAGAATTAATAAGTGCAAGCAAAATTGAAAAGCTAGATTATTCAAAACTGCAAAATGTAAAAAATAATATATTAGATAAATTTTATAATCTAGAACATGACTTTGGTAATTTTTATTCTGTACCTCTCTTTTGGGGAGTAATGGGCATACTTTATAACAAAACCAAAGTTGACATAAACGACATGAATGAATTTGATATACTATTTAACGAAAAATACAAACAAGAAATTGCAATGTTAGACTCGCCAAAAGAAAATATTGGAGTTGCACTTAAAAAACTTGGCTATTCCTTCAATGAACACAACATATCCATAATCAAACAAGCCGAAGAACTACTCAAAAAGCAATCTCCCTTGGTAATAGGTTATTTTTCAGATATTGCTGCAAAATCGCTAATACTCAATGGTGAATCATCAATCCAACTAATATGGAGCGGAGAAGCACTAGATGCAATGCTTAAAGATCCAAATTTAGACTTTTATGTACCTAATAGTACAAATATCTGGGTTGATGTCATGGTAATTCCATCAGACGCACCTCATAAAGAACTTGCTTATAAATTCATAAACTTTCTTTATGAAAATGAGGCATCTTATGCGAACTTTAAAGAGACAAAATATAATTCACCAAACAAAAATGTATTGAATCGATTACAGGAAGAAGCAAAGAAAAATCCTGCAATAAATATATACTTAGAAGAAAAATTTCTTCCAACAAACTTTTCAAACCACGAAGTATTTAAAACAGTACCTAAAGAAGTTAAAGAAGAACAAATGAGAATATATGTAGAATTATCATCCTAA
- a CDS encoding ABC transporter permease has translation MLKILKNTFLFLTLGFVYAPILILIIYSFNAGNNGFFFQGFSLKWYKEVFASQQIKIVIYNTLLVAIVSSLISIVIGVLGAYSIYKTKNKKIKTILLSINKIPIINPDIVTGISLMTFFSLIKIQLGFSTMLISHIIFSTPYIIIIILPKLYSLSENVIDAARDLGASEIQIFKNIICPEIIGSVATGGLIAFTLSVDDFLISFFTTGQGFNNLSILINSLTKRGIKPIINAISSILFFVILSLLFVINKCVGIKKLTVDTEI, from the coding sequence ATGCTTAAAATACTAAAAAATACTTTTTTATTTCTGACACTTGGATTTGTTTATGCACCCATATTAATTTTAATAATTTATTCTTTTAATGCAGGAAACAATGGATTTTTTTTTCAAGGATTTAGCCTAAAATGGTATAAGGAAGTCTTTGCATCACAGCAAATAAAAATAGTCATATATAATACTTTATTAGTAGCAATAGTATCATCCTTAATTTCTATTGTAATTGGTGTTCTGGGGGCTTACAGTATTTACAAAACAAAAAATAAAAAAATAAAAACCATCCTGTTATCAATCAATAAAATACCAATAATTAATCCTGATATCGTAACAGGAATTAGTTTAATGACATTTTTTTCTTTGATAAAAATACAGCTAGGTTTTTCTACAATGCTAATATCCCACATAATCTTCTCAACACCTTACATAATAATAATAATTTTGCCTAAATTATATTCTCTTTCAGAAAACGTTATTGATGCAGCTCGAGATCTTGGAGCATCAGAGATCCAAATTTTCAAAAACATAATATGTCCAGAAATAATTGGAAGTGTGGCAACAGGAGGCCTTATTGCATTTACATTATCGGTTGATGACTTTTTAATATCATTTTTCACAACAGGCCAAGGGTTTAATAATTTATCAATACTCATAAACTCTTTAACTAAGAGAGGAATAAAACCCATAATCAATGCCATTTCTTCTATACTATTTTTTGTAATACTCAGCCTTCTATTTGTTATAAATAAATGTGTAGGAATCAAAAAATTAACAGTAGACACAGAAATTTAA
- a CDS encoding ABC transporter permease, with protein MNRIILILYTLFLSIFIIFPLVIIIGLGFFNEQNELTFANFIRLLEPSYLRIFSRSINFALITTIFCMLIGYPTAWFISMSKKSVQNMLIIMIILPMWINTLLRTYAWIRILGKNGIINNLLKTMGLETIELLYNEKAVIIGMVYNFLPFMVLPIYIGLSKIKYEYIEAARDLGARMWQILLYIKLPLTLSYLATGIIMVFIPSITVLIISDLLGGAKQILIGNLIEKQFLFVEDWHTGAAISFIVMIVILIFNLIILKLMQKNNIK; from the coding sequence ATGAATAGAATAATTCTAATACTATATACTCTATTCTTATCAATTTTTATTATCTTCCCATTAGTAATAATAATAGGTTTAGGATTTTTTAATGAGCAAAATGAACTCACATTTGCAAATTTTATAAGATTATTAGAACCAAGCTACTTAAGAATTTTTTCAAGAAGTATAAACTTCGCCTTAATTACAACCATATTTTGTATGCTAATTGGATATCCCACCGCATGGTTTATATCCATGTCAAAAAAAAGTGTTCAAAATATGCTCATAATAATGATAATACTCCCTATGTGGATCAATACCTTACTTAGAACTTATGCTTGGATCAGAATATTAGGAAAAAATGGAATTATTAATAATTTGCTAAAAACCATGGGACTTGAAACTATAGAACTGCTCTACAATGAAAAAGCCGTAATAATCGGTATGGTATATAATTTTCTACCATTTATGGTCTTACCAATATATATAGGACTTTCAAAAATAAAATATGAATATATTGAAGCTGCAAGAGACCTTGGTGCAAGAATGTGGCAAATATTATTATACATAAAGCTACCATTAACATTATCATATCTTGCAACAGGAATAATAATGGTATTCATACCTTCAATAACAGTATTGATTATATCAGATCTATTAGGTGGCGCTAAACAAATTTTAATCGGCAATTTAATTGAAAAACAATTCTTATTCGTGGAAGATTGGCATACTGGAGCTGCTATTTCATTTATTGTAATGATAGTAATATTGATATTCAACTTAATAATACTTAAATTAATGCAAAAAAACAACATAAAATAA
- a CDS encoding ABC transporter ATP-binding protein, which translates to MNNYILEIKDLSHYYTDSNNKTLDTINLKIKKNEFITLLGPSGCGKTTLIKIIGGFLNQNEGEIHFLSKEISKITPNKREINTVFQNYALFPHMNVFDNISFGLRMKKINKNLIQEKVKAALSLIGMQKYAYRNINELSGGQKQRVAIARAIIMEPKLLLLDEPLSALDLKMRQEMQKELKKIQRKLGITFIYVTHDQEEALTMSDRIVVMNEGIILQIGTPEEIYNEPKTRFVASFIGESNIFEGTYEKEFIVKMFGKDFKCLDKGFKNKEPVDLVIRPEDVKILPKGQGHLSGIITSAVFQGVHYEMTLEIQKSHWLVQSTKLTKVGEEVDISLGPDDIHVMCKE; encoded by the coding sequence TTGAATAATTACATCCTAGAGATTAAAGACTTAAGTCATTATTATACTGATAGTAATAATAAAACTCTAGATACAATTAATTTAAAAATTAAAAAAAATGAATTTATTACCCTACTTGGTCCATCAGGATGCGGTAAAACAACACTAATAAAAATAATAGGGGGTTTTTTAAATCAAAACGAAGGAGAAATTCATTTCCTATCAAAAGAGATTTCAAAAATTACACCTAATAAAAGAGAAATTAACACTGTATTTCAAAACTATGCTCTCTTCCCACACATGAATGTTTTCGACAATATCTCATTCGGACTTAGGATGAAAAAGATAAACAAAAATTTAATTCAAGAAAAAGTAAAAGCTGCACTTTCCTTAATTGGTATGCAAAAATACGCTTACAGAAATATTAATGAACTATCAGGTGGACAAAAACAAAGAGTCGCAATTGCAAGAGCAATAATTATGGAACCTAAACTTTTATTATTAGATGAACCACTCTCAGCTCTTGACTTAAAGATGAGACAAGAAATGCAAAAAGAACTTAAAAAAATACAAAGAAAGCTTGGAATAACATTTATCTATGTCACACACGATCAAGAAGAAGCATTAACAATGAGCGACAGAATAGTCGTAATGAATGAAGGAATAATCCTTCAAATTGGAACACCGGAAGAAATTTACAATGAACCCAAAACAAGATTTGTAGCTAGTTTTATTGGCGAGAGCAATATTTTTGAAGGAACGTATGAAAAAGAATTTATAGTTAAAATGTTTGGTAAAGATTTCAAATGTCTTGACAAAGGATTTAAAAATAAAGAACCCGTTGACCTTGTAATAAGACCAGAAGACGTAAAAATATTACCAAAAGGTCAGGGACATTTAAGTGGAATAATTACTTCAGCAGTATTCCAGGGTGTACACTACGAAATGACACTAGAAATTCAAAAATCTCATTGGTTAGTTCAAAGCACAAAACTGACAAAAGTTGGTGAAGAAGTTGATATCTCATTAGGCCCTGATGATATTCATGTAATGTGCAAGGAATAA
- the ylqF gene encoding ribosome biogenesis GTPase YlqF — protein sequence MSNKINWFPGHMKRALDLIQANLQRTNIVLEILDARAPLSSKNPLTEKIIKNSNRNKIILLNKSDLAQEVEILKWKEYFETLGNNVLITNIYKKRMRKQIIDNITKIANVKKIKTYEEKIKVLVIGVPNVGKSSIINLLVGKKSTSVANKPGHTKNIQILKINERINIFDMPGILWHNLEDQEIAKKLAILDMIKNEIIDNTELALYLLKEMHINNKTKLLNKYNIISTNSLEILEEFAKIRGLINKKHTIDIERASKILIKEYREGKFGKIILDVKRHNNNKYKSFT from the coding sequence ATGTCAAATAAAATCAACTGGTTCCCTGGTCATATGAAAAGAGCATTAGACTTAATCCAAGCAAATCTTCAAAGAACAAATATTGTATTAGAAATACTTGACGCTAGAGCCCCACTTAGTAGCAAAAATCCACTAACTGAAAAAATAATTAAAAATTCAAATAGGAATAAAATAATACTTTTAAACAAATCAGATCTTGCACAAGAAGTAGAAATTCTGAAATGGAAAGAATATTTTGAAACACTTGGAAATAATGTACTAATCACAAACATATACAAAAAAAGAATGAGAAAACAAATAATAGATAATATAACAAAAATAGCTAATGTGAAAAAAATTAAAACTTACGAAGAAAAAATAAAAGTATTAGTAATAGGGGTACCAAATGTTGGAAAATCATCAATAATTAACCTACTGGTAGGAAAAAAAAGCACAAGTGTTGCAAATAAACCAGGACACACAAAAAATATACAAATATTAAAAATAAACGAAAGAATTAATATCTTTGACATGCCGGGAATATTATGGCACAACTTAGAAGATCAAGAGATTGCAAAAAAACTTGCAATACTAGACATGATAAAAAATGAAATAATAGATAATACAGAACTTGCACTATATCTACTTAAAGAAATGCACATAAATAACAAAACCAAATTACTAAACAAATATAATATAATATCAACAAATTCACTTGAAATTTTAGAAGAATTTGCAAAAATAAGGGGACTTATCAATAAAAAACATACAATAGACATTGAACGGGCATCAAAAATATTAATAAAAGAATATAGGGAAGGAAAATTTGGAAAAATTATACTTGACGTAAAACGTCATAATAACAATAAATACAAGTCATTTACATAA
- a CDS encoding N-acetylmannosamine-6-phosphate 2-epimerase, giving the protein MIEKIKKGLIVSCQALEGEPLHSSFIMSKMALAAKMGGAIGIRANSVLDIHQIKSEVDLPIIGIVKRVYNDSPVFITPTIKEVDELCSEGVDVIALDATLRNRPDGFLLSEFFNNIKEKYPSQLLMADIASLEEAVNADKLGFDFIGTTLHGYTKDTEGCNIADNDFAFLKNLLKCNFKSKLIVEGKIDTPLKAKRSFELGVSLVVVGGAITRPMEITKKFVDKINEVKEIWECL; this is encoded by the coding sequence ATCATTGAAAAAATTAAAAAAGGTCTAATTGTATCTTGCCAAGCTCTTGAAGGAGAGCCTCTACATAGTAGTTTTATTATGTCTAAGATGGCCTTAGCAGCAAAGATGGGTGGGGCAATTGGAATTAGGGCCAATAGTGTTCTAGATATTCATCAAATCAAATCAGAAGTTGATTTGCCCATAATAGGTATTGTTAAGAGAGTTTATAATGATTCTCCTGTTTTTATTACACCTACTATTAAAGAAGTCGATGAACTTTGTAGTGAAGGAGTTGATGTGATTGCTCTTGATGCTACTCTTAGAAATCGTCCCGATGGTTTTTTGTTGTCTGAGTTTTTTAATAATATTAAAGAAAAATATCCAAGTCAGCTCTTGATGGCAGATATTGCTTCTTTAGAAGAGGCTGTTAATGCAGATAAACTTGGATTTGATTTTATTGGTACGACTTTACATGGATATACCAAGGATACTGAAGGGTGCAATATCGCAGATAATGATTTTGCCTTTTTAAAGAATTTACTTAAGTGTAATTTCAAATCAAAGTTAATAGTTGAGGGAAAAATAGATACTCCTCTTAAGGCTAAGAGAAGTTTTGAGCTTGGGGTTTCTTTAGTTGTTGTAGGTGGAGCTATTACACGGCCTATGGAAATTACAAAAAAATTTGTTGATAAAATAAATGAGGTTAAAGAAATTTGGGAGTGTTTATAA